In Granulicella mallensis MP5ACTX8, the sequence TCTTTCGAACTCGACCAACGGCGCGATCGCGAGCGTTTCGGGCATCGTGCAGACGCCCAACTCCGACCTGGTGCAGGTGAACTACAACCGGCTGGTGCCGGAGACCGTGCAGGGATCGCTCGATGACCCGCAGATTCGCCAGTTGCTAATGCTTGGCACCAAGCTCGCGACCAGCAACGATGTTCATGCCAATTCGGTGGCGCTGCTGGCCAGCGAGTGCGCGGCCGGCCATCGCTGCGACGCGGACGGTACAAGTGAGGGAGCCACCGGCATTCGCACGGCGTTGCTGGCTTCGCTGCGTAACGACAAGAGCCCGGAAGTCCGGCTCAAGGCATTGGCTGGATTGCAGCCCTATGTGGCCCAGGACGAACACGTTCGCGATGCCGTACTGGGAGCGCTGATGCATGACAAGAGCGCTGATGTCCGCACACAGGCCGTCTCGATGCTGGAGCCGGTGCAGGGAGACTCCAGCGTGCGGCAGGTGCTGCGCACGGTTTCGTCGCAGGATGCCAATCCGGCCATTCGCACCGCGTCGTTCCAGGCTCTACAAGGTGCGGCAGATATCCAGTAATGCCAGAATCGCTACAACTCGAGCTTGTGCGACTGAGCCTCTCTCCACAGAATCGAGAGGGACATCCCTTTGTGTTTTCGCGGAGGGGCGGAGCGCTCTTCTGCTTGCTTGCTCTCACGCTGACCTTCACAGTCGCGCCCCGTTTGCTGGCGCTCACCTCGCAGCAACTGCGCGGTACTGTCGGGGGGCATGAACATGTCGCCGGATATCTTGGAGTCGGGTTTCATGACATCACCGACGATCAGGTTGCAGCGCTGCATCTGCAAAAGGGACGCGGTGCCGAGATCATTCTGGTCGATCACGATGGGCCTGCGGGCAAGGCGGGGTTGCAGCCGCATGACATCGTCGTGCAGATCAACGGTCAGCCTATCGAGGGAGCAGAGGTCTTGCGGCGCATCATTCGCGATGCCGGCGCGGGGACAGCGATAGGGCTATCGGTCGTGCGCGACGGACATCCCGTCTCGCTGATCGTGCAACTGGCCGATCGCGATGAGGTCGCCCGCCGCGCCTGGCAGGAGCACATGATAGCGTCCGATCCGCCGACAGACGATACGGTCGATGGCAGCGTGGATGGCAATACGGCCGATTCCGCTCCCCGGTCAGCCCATACCCAGGGCTTTATCGGCAGCATGCTGCACATTGGGCCGTACACAGGGGTTGCGCTGGAGGCGATGGAGCCGCAGCTTGCCGGATTCTTTGGGGCTGCGCATGGCGTAGGCCTTCTGGTTCACACGGTCGAGCCCAACAGCCCGGCTGCGGTCGCAGGGCTGCGTGCGGGAGATGTCGTTTTGCGCGCGGACAGCGTTGCCATGATCTCCACAGCCGCATGGGCCAAGCACCTGCATCTGAGCAAAGGTCGCCCGATTGCGTTGACTGTGTTGCGTGATAAACGAGAGCAGACGCTGATCTTAATTCCTGACAGCAAGAAGCGGTCGGCGGTGGTGATGCCGCAGCTCTTCGATGAGCCGGTTGTGGTTGTTTCGTATCTGCAATAAGCCTGTAGCGATAGACTCGAACTCAAACGCCAAAGGTGCGTTCTATGCCAACCCCGGACATGGCCCTGGGCTGGCATAGAACGCACCTTAGCTTCGTACGTAAGTTACGACTTTACGACTGCAGCGGGCTTGCCTTCCTGCACATAGTTCTTGTTCCATGCAGGGATTTCGGCAACGTAGGCACCGGGTTTTTCGATGACGCACTGGCAGCCGAGCCGTGAGTTCAGCTGTAGGCCGGGAGCCAGGTCCAGGCGGTCGAGTTCGAGATCTTCAGCCTCGGAGACGCCCTTTTCGCCTTCCTTCAGGAAGATGTGGCAGGTCGTGCAGGCGGAGACTCCGCCGCAGGCGTGATCGAGGAAGATGCCGTAGTTTTCGGCTACGTCGAGAAAGCTCATCGGCTGGCCGTGGCCGTCGTAGGGCAGCGAGCCGAAGGGGAACTCGACGGTCTTATTTTCTGGTTGGAAGGTCACGCGGACGAGATTCTCCGCGGGTGGCTTGGAGAGGTCTACTTCAGGAAGCGGGTTTTGTGCGTGCTCGGACATGTCTTCCTCTATTTTAGTCTTCTGTCGATTCGCCCGGCGTCTCGGGATCGTTCTCGGCCGTTTCAATCTCGTTTCTGGGCTTCGAATCTTCCACTTCAGCCTTGGCGAAGGCATGCGGTGCGTTGGGTGCGGTGCCGAGGCCTTCGCCCGCGGCCTGCATGGTCTTGCCGCCGAGCGCGCCGGTGACGGCCGTGTCCATCATGATCTCGGCGAAACGGCGCGTCTTCTTATCGAGATGCTCGATCGCGTTGCGGATGACCTTATAGTCACCGCCGGAGATGGAGGCCTTGAGTTCGAGAGCGGCGGCCTTGATCTCTTCGTGTTCAAGCGAAGTGAGTTGCTGCCACGCGGCTGATTTCTCACCCTTTTCGACGGCGGCGAGGATCGTCTCCGCCTCGTTCTTGGCTTCGATCACCTGGCGCGCGGTGATGTCCTCTTCGGCGTTATCGAAGGAGTCGAGAATCATGGTCTCTACCTGCTCGTCGGTGAGTCCATAGGTGGGCTTTACTTCGACCTTTGCCTCTTGTCCGCTGCGCTGTTCGCGCGCGCTGACGTGGAGGATGCCGTTGGCGTCGATGAGGAATTTGACCTCGATGCGTGGCAGGCCGGCGACCATCGGGGGGATGTTCTTGAGGTCGAAGCGGGCCAGCGAGCGGCAGTCCTTCGCGAGTTCGCGCTCGCCCTGAAGCACGTGAATCGCGACGTTGGTCTGGCCGTCGACACCGGTGGTGAAGTGCTCGGTGGCACTGGCGGGGATCGTCGAGTTGCGCTGAATGATCTTGGCGACGACACCGCCGAGGGCTTCGATGCCCAGGGAGAGCGGTGTTACATCCAGCAACAGCAGGTCGTTGGTCGCGGCGTTTTCCGAGCCGGAGAGAATCTGCGCCTGCACGGCTGCGCCGAGTGCGACCACTTCGTCAGGGTTGAGTTCGGTATGCAGTTTCTTGCCGCGGGCTTCCAGATCGAACAGCCCGGTGACCAGCGTGCGCACGGCGGGAATGCGCGTGGAACCGCCAACCATGACGACTTCGTCGATCTGGTCGGAGGTGAGACCTGCGTCCTTCAGCGCCTGCTTGCAGGGGCCGGCAGTGCGCTCGATGACGCTCGCGATAAGCTGCTCGAACTGGGTACGGGTGATCTCGCGGAGGTACTGCTGGCCGCCCGGGAGCTCGAGAATAAGGCGCGTGGAATCTGCGGATGACAACTCGATCTTCGCCTCGATGACGGCCTTGCGCAGCGCCTGGATCGCTTCGGGATTCGTGCTGATGTCGAGCCCAAGGTCGCCCTTGATGTCGTCGAGTGCGACGGCGGTGAGCAGGTTGTCGATGTCGTCGCCGCCGAGGTGCGTATCGCCGCCGGTCGCGATGACCTCGAAGATGCCCTCGTGCAGCTTGAGGATGGAGATGTCGAAGGTGCCGCCGCCGAAGTCGTAGACGGCGATGACGCCATCGCGTTTCTTGTCGAGACCGTAGGCCAGTGCGGCGGCTGTCGGCTCGTTGACCAGACGCAGGACTTCGAGTCCGGCGATGCGGCCGGCATCCTTGGTGGCCTGGCGCTGAGCGTCGTTGAAGTATGCGGGCACGGTGATGACGGCTTTGGTCACTTCAGCGCCGAAGAAGCGTTCCGCATTCTTCTTGAGTTGCAACAGGATGTAGGCGGAGACCTCGGGCGGGGTGAGGGTGAGGCCACCGATGTTGAGCTTCAGGACCTCGCCTGCCTTGAGCCCTTCGGCAAGCTGGAAGGGGAAGAGCTTCAACTCGGGTTCGACGTCGGCGAGGTCACGGCCCATCAGCCGTTTGACGGAGTAGATAGCGTTTGCCGAGTTGGTCAGAAGGACATTACGCGCGGCGTTGCCGACTGAAAATCCCTGGGCCGTATCCTGATCGAACGCGACGACCGAGGGAACGATCGGCGAGCCGTCTTCTCCGGGAATGACGGCCGGAGTGTCACCCTGCATGAAGGCGATGAGCGAGTTGGTGGTGCCGAGATCTATACCGACGACGCGCTGCTGAGCTTGTTGCTGTTCTGACACGAAAATCCTCTTTCATGGGCGCTGTCGCGAGACAGAAGCGCCAATGACTATTGTCTTACATCGCGGACGGAGTTTGTCCTATATCGTACTGGAGACCTGCAAAATTACGGTACAAATACCAGGCGAGTGGCTTGTTCTTTTTCGTTCCAGAGAGCTTCGACTTCGCTCAGAGGCACGGTTTTGATACTGAATGCGAAGGGTTTTTGTGCAGCGGCTTGAAAGAACTCCGCAATGGCCTGGCTGATCTGGCTGAGCGACGCACTGCCGAAGCCGCTGCCGAGAAGCTCCAGTCCGGAACTGCGCAGTGTGGCCGCAGGCAGGGAGATATTGGCTCCGGCGCTCGATCCGATCTGGACGAAACGCACACGCGTGGAGGTGGTTTTCAGCCCTTTCTTCGCGATGGCCTGAAGCGCGGCCTCGGCGGGAGCGCCCCAGAGATAATCGAGCACGACATCGATGCCTTGATCGAACTCAGCGCGGAACGCGGCTACCAGGGCCTCGGGCGCTTGCTCGAGAGAGATGACTGCATCTGCGCCAAACTCTTTGAGCTTCGCTAAAGCTTCCGGGTTACGGCCCGCAGCGACGACGCGCCTCGCACCGAGACGCTTGGCGATCTGTATGGAAAGCTGCCCGGAGACGCCTGTCGCGCCAAGAATCAGAACGCTTTCACCGGCCACGAACTTGGCTCGCACCGTGAGTGCGGCCCAGGAGGACATGGCGGGGTTAGCGATTCCGGCAGTGGTCGCATCGTCTAATCCCTCGGGCAATGGCAGGCACATCCAGCTTGGGGCCAGAGTGCGTTCGGCGAAGGTGCCGAAAGGGCTTCGCGCCACGCCGAAGAAGACGCGTGTTCCATCTTCCAGTCGCCCGACGCCATCGACGCCGGGAATAAACGGCAGTTCGCCGGTGCTGCCATAGTGCGTACCGTTGGCCAGCGACTTCACGATGGGGTGCAGCGCGGCTGCGGTTACTGTGACAAGTTTTTCGCCTTCAGCCTCAACTGGGTCGGCGAAGGTCGTGTAACGGGGAGGAGCATTGAAGGCGTGGACGACGGCAGCGTTCATTAAATTCTCTCCTGGCAATTGCTTTCCACTGTACAGATGCGCCGCGAGGGCGCGATGATGCAGGTCAGAGGCAACGGTCATGTCACTACAGCAGAATCTTACGGGATCGACGATTATTCCGAGCTTGCGGTATCGCGATGCGCATGCGGCTATCGACTGGCTGGTGCGGGTCTTCGGCTTTCACAAGCAGGCTGTCTATGAAGGCCCGGACGGCACGGTGATGCATGCGCAGCTTACGCACGGACTCGGCATGTTGATGTTGGGTTCCATTCAGAATCACGGCGAGTTCAGTCGCGTGATGGTGCAACCGGACGAGATCGGTGGCCGCGAGACGGCGGGGCTCTGCCTGATCGTTGAGGATTGCGATGCGGTCTATGCTTCGGTCAAGAAGGCCGGTGCGGAGATTGTGCAGGAGTTGTCCTCACCCGAATACGGTGGCAGAGCCTTCGCTTGCCGTGACCTCGAAGACCATATTTGGTGGGTGGGTAGCTACAACCCTTGGACCGATCATAGCTCGGTGCAGGCATGAGCGGCCTTCCGTACGCAGAAGCACTTGGAGCACGCGATCCGCAGCAGGTCATTGCCGAGACGCCACTACGGTTGGTGCGCGTGCTGGAGGCTTTGACGCCTGAGGAGATCGAGGCACAGCCCGCGCCGGGCAAGTGGAGCGTGCGCGAGGTTGTCGCGCATCTGGCGGACTGCGAGATCGCCTAGGGTTGGCGGCTGCGTCAGGCCCAGGCCGAAGAGCATCCGGCGATTCAGCCCTTCGATCAGGAGGCCTGGTCGCGCGTTTACGCAGCGTACTCGCTGGCGCAGGCAAGGGCCTGCTTTGAGGCGTTGCGGGCCTGGAATGTGGCGTTCGTCGGGGCGTTGAACGAGGCCGATAAGCAGCGTCCTGTGACGCATCCTGAGCGCGGCGAGGAGACGCTTTGGAACATCTTGCAGATTATGGCCGGGCACGATTTGCATCATTTGGAGAGATTGGAAAAGTAATACAGACGTTTCTGGCTTTTGCTGTTGTTTTTCTGTTTGTCATTCCGAGCGTAGCGAGGAACCTGCTGTCTCCCGCTCTTCGTTCGTATTGCCCATAAAATATGTGAATTAGAACTGGGCATGGTTGAACTGCCGCACAACATTTATGGTGGTCCCGGCGAAAAACGGGAGACAGCAGGTTCCTCGCTGCGCTCGGAATGACAAACAGAAAGGCAAAGGAAAGCAACGGTTAACGGGCTAAAGTCCCCCGCGCCGCTGCTTCTCCAGTTCATCCTCAAAATCCTTCTGGTGTTCTGCTACAGCACGCTTGTATCCCTCGGGATCAAGCCATACCGTAGCGCCTTCTTTGGGCAGGCGGGCTAGTTTTTCTAGGAGACCAAAGTGGCTGCCGTGATCAGCGAGGAAGAGGTCACAGGGCAGGGCGCGCAAGGTGGCGAACGTATGGGCATAGTCCTGTGCAATGCCGGGGTAGTAGCCGGGTTGAGGGGCTATTGCTGTGAGCCGGTACTGCGAGAGCACGGTGAAGCCGCCGATGATGACGACATCGCGAAGTTTGCCGGGTGGGTCGGAGGGAATGTGCACGCGGAAGGCCCATGTGGTGCAGCCGCGGGTGTGGCCGCCGGTCTTGTGCGCGGTAAGAATCACACCGCCAAGGCTGAGGGTGTCGCCGTCATGGAGAACACGATCGACGCGGGCTGGTGCGTACTGAAGGATTCCAGGCGTACCGGCGGCGAAGTCTGTGCGGCCTCCGCTACGGACGACGTCGGCGTCGCCTTCCATCACCATGTTCTTCGCATGAGTTTCGCGAAGAATCTGCGCCGATCCGCCCATGTGGTCGAAGTGGGCCTGGCCGTTGAGGAGGATCTTTGTGTCCTTCCAGCGAAAGCCGAGTTGCTCTACGCTGGCGCGAATCTGCGGAGGGGAGCTTGGGAGGTTGGCGTTAATCAGGATGTTCCCGGCAGGTGTGGTTACCAGGTAGGAGGCGAGATCGCGGCTACCAACGTAATACAGGTTGTCCGCGATGCGGAAGGGGGAGACAGGCGTGGTCCAGTCGGGGTTCATCTGCGCGTGCAGCCCGCCGAAGGAGAACAGGATGACGACAAGGCACAATAGTTTGCGGCAAGGGCTCATCCCTGCTTGATAGCAGAGCGAACGGTTCAAAAACCAGCGAAGAACGTGAGGGAACTTCGCTGGTAACGGTCGGAGCTCTTCAAACTATTTGGTTGAAGCAGATGCCTGTGCGCTCAGGACGAATTGGGCTTCGCCACGACCGAACGACCAGTCGTCGAGGCTATTCTCGCTCAGCACGATCATGACATCGTCCGGGGCGACGTTCGCCCGTTCCTGAAGAAGCTGCGCTGTCTTGCTGTAGAACGCCTGCTTGATCTCGGTCGAGCGGCCCTGGCGAAGCGTCACGTGCACGATGAGGAAATCGCTGGTGCGCTGCATCTTCATGAAGTGCGGATCACCGATTAACTCATCCTGGCTGTGTGCGGTCAGGACCATGAAGCGATCCCCTTCCGGAATGTTGAGCGTTGCGCGCATGGCGTCGTAGATCGCATCGGCGATCTGTTTACGCCGATCGGTGGAGACGGTATTGGAGACGGAGATTCGTACGAGTGGCATGGTTTTTCCTGTGGTCCTTATGATTCCAGCGTTTCGTTGACATCCCGCACAAGGTTGCGGATGTAGCTGCGGCGATTGAGCAGTGCGACCAGCGCTTGCTTGGCCGAATCCTTTGCGGTGGTGTCGTCCGCATCCACGGCTGCGTCCCACTTCGACCACAGGGCTTCGAGCTGCTGTTGCGACTCGCTCAACATGGCGGTGAAGTGCTGCTGTGCCTGTTCAAGATCGCGGCGAGTCTGGGGATCGTCTTCGCCCATCTTCTTGGCCATGCGCATCTCTTCGAGCTGCATGTTCAACTCGAAGGCCTCTTCGAGCAGATCGGGCGGAGCGACCTGCTTCTTCTCCGTTCCCGCAGCTTTGGCGGCATCGGTGGCGGCGCGCGACTGCTCTTCCAACTGGATGCCTTCGAGCGCGAGCAGATACTCTGTCCGGGCGATGGGATCGCGCAGGGTGCGGTAGGCATCGTTCAGGCGCGAGGACGAGGCGAGTGCGGCGTCTTGCTCGGCCTGCGGTTTGGCGGCGAAGCGATCAGGATGCAGCTTACGCGACTGTGCGTAGAAGGCTTTTTCCAGCGTGGGGAGATCGATGTGGAGATGCTGCGGGAGTTCGAACTGGGTGAAGTAGCTATTGGAGGCTTCGTGGCTCATCGGGGTCTTTCAAATCTCGTATTGTTTCTTTAGATTAGATGTTTTTGCAAGCCAGCGCGAAGCTGAGAATCGTAGACTGCTATTTATGACCCGATCGATTGTGTTGCTGCTTTCTCTCTCGTTGTTTGTTCCTTCCGCGCTGGCTCTTCGGAAGCCGGCAGCAGCGAAGTCCGATGCCGAACCCGCGTGGATGGCTGACCTTGCGCGGAGGCACGAAGAGTTAATCAATCGCAACGGCCCCGGAACAGACACTGAGTTGAGGGACCGGCTGCTGGCCATGCTCGATCGCGACCAGGAGGCGCGCGGCGTGAAGGACGGTCAGCCGAAGAACAAAGAGAAGCTCGAGATCGCTACCAATCTCGCGGAGATCGACGCCGGGCTGACGACGGAGTTGAAGGAGATCGTCGCTAAGCAGGGCTGGCCGACGATTGCGCTGGTGGGCATCAAGGCGTCGAATGGAGCGATGTATATCCTGACGCACTCGGCCGACCACGCGTGGCAGCTTTCGTTGCTGCCGCAGTTGGAGCAGCTTGCGGATGCGGGCAAGATCGATGGCTCCACGCTGGCACTGGTGATCGACAAGGAGCTGGTGTCGGAGGGCAAGCTGCAGCGCTATGGGTCGCAGTTCAAGTTTGTGGATGGAGCGATGGCCATGTACGGCGTCGAAGATCCGGGGACGCTCGACGCGCGGCGGGCCAAGGTATTTCTTCCGCCGATGGCGGTTTACAAGCAGATGCTATCGGATATGTATCACCTGAAGGCAACGGACAAGATTGTGAGTGCTGCGGCACCGGCGAACTAGAGCGTGTCATTAAAAACTGCTGGTGAGATAAAGATTGAGCCGTGCAAATCGCTTGCTGAGGCAAGGATCGGAAGGGCAGGGTTGAAACTGTCTAGTCTCCAGACATCCTTTACAGATTGTCTCCAGACATCCTTTACAAGTTGAGGAAGTTTGCCGGGCATGGCTCCACGATCGTGGAGCCATGCCCGGCGAGATCGAGTTCCCGGATCAGGGTAGCTCCGTAGAAGACGAGGGCGCGGTGGTCGATGCGCTGAATTCGGACGAGTTGTCCGGCGAGCGCACCGGCCACCTGCCAGGTGGCCTTATCGAGCCGCAACGATCCATTGGAGTTCAGTGGGTAGACTTCTGCATCGGCGGGATAGACGGGGTCCAGGGGTTTTGTGAAGGGTCGCAGGCTAGCCTTCCAGCGGCTTGCCGGAGTGGCCATCTCCAGTGCCTGGTGCGGACGAATGTGGTTGTACTCATAGCGGAAGCTGTCCAGCCATGCCTGCTCCTGGCCCTTCTCTGGCTGTACACGACGTCGTCTCGCCATCTCCAGCGAGCGATGGAAGCGCTCTACCTTACCTTGCGTCTGCGGGTGGGAGTAGCCGGAGAAGTAGAGGCGGATACTTAGCCTCATCAGCCATACCGACAGTTGTGTCCAGCCCCCTGCGGACTGCATGTTCCACCACGGAGTGCCGTGATCCATCAGCATCGCATCCGGTAAACCACAATCCCTGAACGCCTGGTCCAGACGTTGCTGCACGCCGTCTGCACCGCTGGAACCCAGATGTTCCAGTGCCACTGCGTAACGACTATGGTCGTCCAGCACAGATAACGGGCCGATATGGGTGCCCCAGCCCTTCGGACTCTTGAAATCCATCTGCCAGAGCTGGTTCGGCCGTTCCCGACAGAAGCTCCCGGTCGCCTTCCGATGACGATCCAGCGGATGCACCAAACCGCGCCGCTTCAGTATCCGATGAACCGTTGCGACTGGAACGTTCACACCATCCTTCTCCAAGAGCCACTGCAGCTTGCGCGCGCCCCACTCCGGATACAGCCGGCGCAGATCCTCGATCCGCCCTTCTAACTCCGCAGAACTCCGCCCCGGGCTGTGCAAGGGCTTGCGGCTGCGCTCCGCAATCCCACTCAAACCACTCTCGCGATACCGCTTCACCCATAAGTAGCCGGTGGGCCGGCTAATCCCGTACTCCTCGCACAACACCGCTAGAGAACGCAGACCAGAGACTGCTTCCTGCACAAACGAAACACGCTGCGACGAGACTTCCACATGCCTCCACGACATCCAGACACCCCCACAAATCTGTAAAGGATGTCTGGAGACAATGTGTAAAGGATGTCATGAGTCCGTACAGTTGAAACCCTGCCCTTCCGAGTCGTGCCTCAGCAAGCGATTTGCACAGTTCGACTTCATTCCAAGGGCCATTGGATGGCAGGCCCTGGCAGGCAGAGCTTAGGATGGCTGCGTTGTGGTCGTGCGGTCGGGACGGGGCCTGCTAAACCAAAGGATGGCGACACTTGCGAGGGATGCGCCTAAACACCGTGATGCATAGTCGCCTAGGTCACTCCAGTGGGGTCCAATATGATGGACAACTGCGCGATAGAGAGCGATGCCTACGGCGTAAGCAATTGAAGTATAGACAACGCGTTTTACGGCCAGCCGCTGAAATGCAGTCATGAATTCCTCTATGCCGAGAAACTAGACCCACACCCGCAGCTCTTGGTGGAGTTGGGGTTGATGAAGTTGAAGCCCTGGCGCATCAGCGTCTCTTCGAAGTCCAGCACCATGCCCGCGAGATACAGATAGCTCTTCGGATCGACGAAGAGGCGAACAGGCTTTGCCCCGCTGGGGTCGTTGGGGGTTTCGATGCCTGCGCCGAAGACGAAGGTGCGGTCGCGCTCGCGGGGCTGGGTGTCGAAGCGGATGTTGTAGCTCAGACCCGAGCAGCCGCCGCCCTGAACGCCCAGGCGCAGACCGCCCTGGTCGGGCGAGATGCCTTCCTTGGCCATGGCGACACGGATGCGCTTGAGCGCGTTCTTCGTAATCTCAATGGCGGCCTTCGCACGCGAGGTCTGGCCTTCGGCGGTGAGCAGCGTCATGCCTGCGAGAGGATCTTTGGGAGCCGCAGGCGCGGGAGCGCTCATTGCCTGGCTGGTCGTCGAACTGATGGAGACAGTAGACATACGTTTATTGGATGAGAACGATAGTGGCAGGGAAGCAGGTTCCCTGCGGGAATGACAAAAGAAAAGCAAATACGGAACGTGCGAAGGCCGGCGGTGATACTGTCCGCCGGCCCACGGGTATTGGTTTGCGCTTAGTGAGCCGCGACTGCGACGCCAGCTTCTTCGGCAACGCCGTTCTTTTTCTTCCAGTCGCCGATCGCGGCGCGGATGGCGTCTTCCGCCAGAACCGAGCAGTGAATCTTGACCGGAGGAAGCGCGAGTTCCTTGACGATGTCGGTGTTCGAGATCGTCAGAGCCTCGGCAACGGTCTTGCCTTTGACCCACTCGGTAGCGAGCGAGCTGGAAGCAATCGCCGAGCCGCAGCCGAAGGTCTTGAACTTGGCATCCTCGATGACCTGGGTCTCGGGATTCACCTTGATCTGGAGGCGCATGACGTCGCCGCACTCAGGGGCGCCGACCAGGCCGGTGCCGACTTCGGTCGAGCTCTTGTCGAGCGTGCCGACGTTGCGGGGATTTTCGTAGTGATCAACAACCTTATCGCTATATGCCATGGGAATCTACCTCGTTTCCTTAGATGATACTCCGAAGCTGGAGGGTTCGGAAGGGCGCGATTATTCCACCGGGCTGTCTGGCGTGGGAATTATGTCCTCGTTGCCCGTCCCGTAGGTGGGGTAGGGCAGCGGTTCGGTGTTGATTGGAATGGCCTTTAGGGTAATGAGGTCCTGTTGAACCGTCGCCCAGGCGGAGGGATCATTTTTTGTGGCAAAGGGGAGGCTTAGGTCGGCGTAGTAGATGAGAATGTCGGCCTTGATGCCGGGAGGAACGGCGTTGGCAGGGTGCAGCGCCAGGATGTGGAGCAGACGAGCATAGGTGGCGTCGGTCAGGGAATAGCCGCTGGGCCTGACCGGATAGCCGGTGTCCAGATCGCGATTGAGGAGCGGATGGTGTGGGTCGTGAGAGCCGCGAGGGATCTGTTGTTCTGCTCCGGGGAGGGCGGGGAGCGGCTGCGAGGGGGCGGGATCGGAGTGGGTATCCTCTGAGGCGGCGAGTGAGGCGGTCAGTTTCGTCGCAGGGGGAGGGGTGAAGCGGCGCAGTTGGGCGTCAAGCTGGTCCGCTGAACGCATAACCGAGTGGATATAGTCGGCCTCCGTCTGCTGCGTGGGCCCTTTGACCGCGACCAGTTTTAACGCTCCGACCTTGGGCAGAATGAA encodes:
- a CDS encoding IS481 family transposase, producing the protein MSWRHVEVSSQRVSFVQEAVSGLRSLAVLCEEYGISRPTGYLWVKRYRESGLSGIAERSRKPLHSPGRSSAELEGRIEDLRRLYPEWGARKLQWLLEKDGVNVPVATVHRILKRRGLVHPLDRHRKATGSFCRERPNQLWQMDFKSPKGWGTHIGPLSVLDDHSRYAVALEHLGSSGADGVQQRLDQAFRDCGLPDAMLMDHGTPWWNMQSAGGWTQLSVWLMRLSIRLYFSGYSHPQTQGKVERFHRSLEMARRRRVQPEKGQEQAWLDSFRYEYNHIRPHQALEMATPASRWKASLRPFTKPLDPVYPADAEVYPLNSNGSLRLDKATWQVAGALAGQLVRIQRIDHRALVFYGATLIRELDLAGHGSTIVEPCPANFLNL
- a CDS encoding HesB/IscA family protein, with product MSTVSISSTTSQAMSAPAPAAPKDPLAGMTLLTAEGQTSRAKAAIEITKNALKRIRVAMAKEGISPDQGGLRLGVQGGGCSGLSYNIRFDTQPRERDRTFVFGAGIETPNDPSGAKPVRLFVDPKSYLYLAGMVLDFEETLMRQGFNFINPNSTKSCGCGSSFSA
- the iscU gene encoding Fe-S cluster assembly scaffold IscU is translated as MAYSDKVVDHYENPRNVGTLDKSSTEVGTGLVGAPECGDVMRLQIKVNPETQVIEDAKFKTFGCGSAIASSSLATEWVKGKTVAEALTISNTDIVKELALPPVKIHCSVLAEDAIRAAIGDWKKKNGVAEEAGVAVAAH